The Urbifossiella limnaea nucleotide sequence CATCGTCGCCGTCTACTCGGCCCGGGTCGTACTCGGCACACTGGTCCTGGCGATGGAGTACATCGACGGGTGCGACCTCGGGCGGCTGGTCGCCCGCCGCGGCCGGCTGCCGGTGCCCTCCGCCTGCGAACTGGCCCGCCAGGCGGCCGTCGGACTCCAGTACGCCCACGACGCGGGTGTGATCCACCGGGACATCAAACCCTCAAATCTGATCCTCGCACAGGCCTCGGGGCCGGCCGTCCTCAAGATCCTCGACTTTGGGATCGCCCGGGCCGACGGAGTCGCCGAGGGTGCGGTGTCGATCGGCACTCCGGCGTTCGCCGCCCCCGAGCAGTTCGAGAACCCCTCGGCTTCGGACGCCCGGTCCGACATCTACGCGCTGGGTGGAACCCTCTTCTACATGTTGACAGGGGGCCCGCCGTTTTCGGCCGGGACCGTGACCGAGTTGATGCAGTGCCACCGGGAGGGGCCACCCCCTCGGCTCGAATCGGTCCGCCCGGGGGTTCCCTCCGGCCTCGCCCGACTGGTCGAGCGAATGCTGGCAAAGAACCCGGCCGACCGCCCGCAGACCGCGGGCGAGGTGGCCCGAGCGATCGTCGCGTTCGTCGAGCCAGATGCACCGACCTGGGAGTTGGCGGCCCCTCCTCCGGCCGGGAATTCGCTCGTCACCCTTCCCCCCACGACGAGCGACAAGGACAGCACCATACCCCTCATCCCGACCGTACCCACTGTCATACCAACCGTACCCGTCGGGTCGGCTTCCGCCGGCAGGCCGAAGAGGGTCTGGTTAGCGTCGGCTGTCGGTATCGTGCTCGCCGTGGGTATCTACGCCGGGTGTGCGTCGTGGCCACGCCCCGGGACGATAACGACTCCGACGGCGCGGAGCGGCGATAGCTCCCGCCCCGTCGTCGGGCCCGTCCAACTGTTCGACGGGCAGTCCCTCGCCGGGTGGGTCGTGGACGGCGGAGACCCGGGGGAGTGGAAAGTTGAGGACGGGGTCATCACGGCTACCGGGATCCCCAAGGGGCCGCGGACCTGGCTCTTGACCGAGAAGGAGTACGGCGACTTCCGGGTCCGGTTCGACTACCGATTGGAGGCCGGGGCGAATTCGGGATTCGCGTTCAGGGCCGTCCCGGGCGAACGGCCGGTCCTGACGCCCGGCGGCCGCCCGTGGCCCGTCCCCCACCACCAGCAGATCGAGATTTCGGACGATCGGGCCAAGCGGTGGGCCAACCTCCCGACCGGGCAGGTTAACGGAGGCGGCTCGATTGGCGGCCCGGCCCTCAAGCCGACCCACAAGCCACCGGTCGAGGGGGAGTGGAATCGGATGGAAGTCGAACTCCGGGGCCAGGCGATCCGCGTTCGGGTCAACGGCGAGGATCTCCTGGTGGATAACCTCGAGTACCTGGTGCGGGCCGGAAGTCTCTTCCCCGCACTATTCCGAACCCGCGGGCGGATCGGCTTCCAGCAATACGAGCACAAAGCCGACTTCCGAAACGTCACGATCGAAGAGTTCCTGCCGCCCAATCCGTGAGCGTTAAGGGTGGCCACTCCCGGTGCTACCCACCAGCGCCAGTACGGCCCGGCGGAGCGGGTCGGGGAGCGTCGGCCATGCCGCGACCACGGTGGCGAGCTCGGCGTCGTGTGCGCTGCCAGATTGGGCTCTGAGTCGAAGTGCGTCGGAATCTGCGTCGCGCTCGGGGGCGGCTCTGTCGATATCGCTAGGATTTGCAGGGGATTGAGAGGTCGCGTCGAATCCCCGCAGGGTCACTGAGTCAGACGGACGTGAGAAGGCCGGGGCGGACTCGATCGGACAGAACGCTTGCCCGGTAAGCACTTCTGCCGATCTTGTCCGCCCCGGTCGTTTTGCGTCCGCTCCCGTCTGCGTCACCCGTAGTCGAGCCACGCGGTTTTCCGGAGCATGTGACGGCGGGGGGTGGTACACTCCGTGCTGGCCATTCCCGGCGTGTCGCGGAGGTTTCCGTGCCGACGCTCGTGCTGCTCAACGGCCCCCGCGCCGGTCATCGCTTCCCGATCCTGGGCGAGCGGTTTTCCCTCGGCCGCTTGGCGGGGTGCGACGTGGTCATCGACGACACGATTCACGGCCCCCGGACCCGCGGGGCCGCCCCGGTCAGCCGCCAGCACGCCCTGATCACCGCGGTCGGCGCCGACTGGTTCATCGAGGACGGCGACGGAAACGGCCGCAAGAGTCGGAACGGCACGAACCTGAACGGCCGGAAGCTCCCGTTCCCCGGCCGCCACCCGCTCGCCGACCGCGACCAGATCTGGGTGTGCGACCTGCGGTTCGAGTTCCGGATCGACCCGGACAGTTCGCTCAACATCGAGGCCGCGGTCAGTATGGCCGACAGCGCCCAGTCGAAGACCGTGCTCCCGGCCGACCGGCTGCGGGCCATTCTGGACTTCGGCGCCGGGCTCCACGGCGTCCTCGACCCCGACGCCCTCCTGGCTCGCTTCCTCGACCATCTCTTTGTGTTGTTCCCGCGGGCCGAGCGCGGGTTCGTCGTCCTCCGCGACGGGCCGGCCGGGGCGCCCGCGGTCCGGGCCATGCGCACCGCCCCGGGGGCGCCTCACGAGCCGGCGTTCAGCACCACCGTGATCCGCAAGTGCCTGGCCGCCGGGGAGGCGCTCCTCGGCAGCGACCTGGTCGGCGAGTTCCCCGAGAGCGGGAGCATCGGCGCCCTCGGCGTCCGGTCGCTGGTCTGCGCCCCGCTGTGGGATCCCGGCGGCGACCCGGTGGGCGTGGTGCAACTCGACTCCCGGGCCGCCCCCGGCCGGTTCACCGCCGACGACTTGCACCTCCTCCTCGGCGTGGCCGGGCAGGTGTCCGTTGGGCTGTCGAACTGCCGGCTCCACCGCGACCTGCTCATGGCCCAGCGGCGGGCGCGGGACCTGGACGTGGCCCGGGACGTCCAGCGGGCGCTGCTGCCGCGCGCCCTGCCCGTCGTGCCGGGGTACGAGTTCTACGCCCACTACGAGCCGGCCCAGCAGGTCGGCGGCGACTACTACGACTTCATTCCCCTGCCGGGGGGCCGGCTCGCCGTGCTGCTCGGGGACGTGTCCGGCAAGGGCGTGTCGGCGGCGCTGGTGATGGCGAAGTTCGGGGTGGAGGCGCGGGTGTGTCTGGAGACCGCCCCGGACCTGGCCGCAGCCGTGACCCGCCTGAACGCCCTGATGACCCGGGCGGCCGTGGCCGACAAGTTCGTCACCCTGGTGGTGCTCGTGGTCGACCCGGCGACGGGGGCGGTGGTGGTGGCGAACGCCGGCCACCCGTCGCCGTTGATCCGCCGCCAGCCGGCCGGGGCGATTGAGGACGCGGTCTCGGAAGACGTCGCGGGGATGCCGGTGGGATTCGACGAGGGGCACGTCTACGGGTCCGGCGAGTTTCGGCTGGAGCCCGGGGACGCGGTGTTCCTGTTCAGCGACGGGGTGACGGACGCGGCCGACCCGTCGGACAACCTCTTCGGGGCGGACGGGGTGCGGGCGGTGCTGGCGGCCGCGGCCGGGGGCGCCGCGGCCGTCGGGGCGACGCTGGTCGCGGCGGTCCGCAACCACGCCGCCGACGCCGACCAGCGTGACGACATCGCGTTGGTCGCGATCGGCCGGTTGCCGTGACCGAAGGCCCTCATTCGCGCTTCACCGGGCCAGTTCGGTGAAAGCGGTCGTCTGCCGCTGCCACACCTCGGCCAGTTCGCGGGCCTTCTCGGGCATCGCCCCGGCCAGGTCGTGCTGCTCCGCCCGGTCGGTCCGCATGTCGTACAACTCCCACGCCTTCCCGGACGCCGCGACCAGCTTGAAGTCGCCGACGCGCACCGCCCGGTTCCCCTCGTGCAGCCACCACAGGAAGTCGCGCCGGATCGTCACGTCGGCGGCGAACGCCGGCACCAGGCTCACCCCGGGCGCCGCGGGAATCCGCACGCCGGCCCACTCCCTCGGCTTCTGAACGCCGGCGAGTTCGAGGACCGTCGGCACGAAGTCGATGAAGTGGGCCGGCGTGTGCCGCAGGGCGCCGCGCGCGGCGATGCCGGCCGGCCAGTGGGCGATGAACGGCGTGCTGATGCCGCCCTCGTGGACCCACGTCTTGTGCCGGCGGAACGGCGTGTTGCAGGCGCCGCTGAAGCCCGGCCCCAGGCACAGGTACGACGCCGCACTCCCGGGCGCCGCGGCCGGGTCGTGGCCGCCGTCGCGCACCATGATCTCGGCGCTGGCGCCGTTGTCGGAGGCGAACACGACGAGCGTGTTGTCGTACGCCCGCATCGCGCGGAGTTGGTCGAGGATGCGGCCGATCTCGCGGTCCATGCGGTCCACCATCGCGGCGTGGATCGCCATCTTCGTCGCCTGGAAGCGGCGCTGCTCGGGCGTCAGGTCACCCCACGGCAGCGGAAGCGGCGCCTCGCCGGGGCCGAGCTTGGCGTACGCCTCGGGGTAGCGGTACGGCGGCCCCAGGTCGCGCTCGACGGCCGCGAGGGTGCCGGTGCCGATGCCCAGCTGCTTCTGCTTGGCGAAGCGGGCGTTGCGGAGGGCGTCCCAGCCGTCGAGGTAGCGGTCGCGGTAGCGGGCGATGTCGTCGGGGAGCGCGTGCAGCGGGAAGTGCGGGGCGTGGAACGCGACGTACTGAAAGAACGGCTTGCCGGCGTGGTTCGCCGCGTGGTCCTTCAGGCACGCGACGGCGTGGTCGGCCGTGGCGATCGTGTTATAGTAGCCCTTCTCGTCGGCCGGCGCCTTCTGGGCCACGTCGTCCACGGCCGTGCCGCGCGAGGAAAAGAAATTGCCGGGGTTCGCCATGCTCTGAGAGCGGTCGAAGCCGCCGGCGAGCACCTTGCCGTCGACGTGCCACTTGCCGGTGTGGTAGCTGCGATAGCCGGCCGCCTTCAGGAAGTCGGGGAGCAGCCGGGCCCACGCCTGGCGGACGCCGTTCGCCCCGCCGGCGACCGTCGGCAGGCGGTCGCGGTGCACCTGCTGCGCGTAGAACCCGGTCAGCAGCACGGCCCGCGACGGCCAGCAGCGCGCGGTGTTGTAGAACTGCGTGAAGCGGACGCCGTTCTGGGCGAGGGCGTCGAGCCGCGGCGTGGCGATCTCGCCGCCGTAGCAGCCGAGGTCGGAGTAGCCGAGGTCGTCGGCAAGGATGAGCAGCACGTTCGGCTTCGGCGCGGCGACGGCCGCCGGCGCAAGGCCGAGCAGCAGGACGACGGCCGCGGTTAGGGGCTTCAGCACGGGTGATCCTCCGGTGTCAACTTAACACGTCGCGCACGACGGTGCCGCTCACGTCGGTGAGGCGGAAGTCGCGGCCGGCGTGGCGGTACGTCAGCCGCTCGTGGTTCAGGCCCATCAGGTGCAAGATCGTCGCGTGGAAGTCGTGGACGTGGACCGGCTTCTCGGCCGCCCGGATGCCGTGCTCGTCGGTCGCGCCGTGGACGTACCCGCGCTTCACGCCGGCGCCTGCCAGCCACGAGCTGAACGCCCAGTTGTGGTGCTCGCGGCCCGGGTTGCCGGCCGTGTTGTTGAACGGCGTCCGGCCGAACTCCGTCGTCCACACCACGAGCACGTCGTCGAACAGGCCGACGCGCTTCAGGTCGCGGATCAGGCCGGCCATCGGGCGGTCCACCTCGCGGGCCAGCCGGCCGTGGTCGGCCATGTTGCCGTGCGAGTCCCAGTTGGCCGACGAACCGGTATGGATCAGCTCCACGAACCGCACGCCGCGCTCGACCAGCCGGCGGGCCACGAGGCACTGCCAGCCGAAGCCGTCGGCCCGGCCGCGCTCCAGGCCGTACAGCGCCAGCGTCTCGTTCGTCTCCTTCGACAGGTCGAGCGCGTCCGGCATCCCGGCCTGCATCCCGAACGCCGTCTCGAAGGATCGCACCCGCGCCGCCAGTTGCGGGTCGGCGCGGCCGGCGTGGGCGTCGTTGAACGCGGCGAGGGCGTCGAGTTCGAGCCGCTGGCGGTCGGTCGGCACGCGCGGGCGGAGGTTGGCGACCGGCTCCGCGCCGGGCACGACGCGGGTGCCCTGGTGCATCCCCGGGAGGAAGTCGGCGGCCCACACTTGCGTGCCGGCGTAGGGCATTTGGGGGGCCAGCACGAGGAACGACGGCAGGTTGCGGTTGACCGTGCCGAGGCCGTAGCTCGTCCAGGCGCCGATGCTCGGCCGGGCCGCGGCGAACGACCCGGTGTGCATCCCGAGCGTGGCGTTGTAGTGGTTCGAGTGGCTGGTGTGCATCGACCGGACGAGGCCGATGTCGTCGGCCTGTTCGGCGAGGTGCGGGAACAGGTCGCTGACTTCCATGCCGCTCTTGCCGCGCGGCTTGAACGCCCAGTCGGGCCGCTTCAGGAACAGCTTCTCGTAGCCGGGGCGGTTGCGTGTCTCGGGGTGGTCGAACGTCACCTGCTTGCCGTGGTCGGCGGTCAGCTTCGGCTTCGGGTCGAACGAATCGACGTGCGACACGCCCCCGCTCATGAACAGGAAGATGACGGCCTTCGCCTTCGCCGGGTGGTGCGGCGTGCGGGGCGCGAGCGGGTCGTCGGCCGCGAGTAGCTCGCTGAGGAGGCCCGGGAAGAGCATCGTGCCGGCGACCGCGGAGCGGGCGAAGGCGCGGCGGGAGGGGTGCATGGGGTGGGTCTCGGGTGGCTCGGCATCGCCGCTCGCGGCTTAGCAGCGTAAACGCCGCTTAGCCGCGAGCGGGGGCAGTTAGTCCACGTACAGAAACTCGTTGCTCGCCAGCAGCACCCGCGCCAGCGCCGCCCACGCCGCGCGGTCGTCCGCTGAGCGGCGGTAGCGCTCGACGAAGCCCGCTGCGAATGTGCGGTCCGCGACCGACGGCGGCCGCTGCAACACGACGCGGAACAGTCGATCGACGCGACCCGCCTCGTCGCCACTCGTCACCCGTGCGGCGACGCGGTCGGCCTGGGCGTGGAAGAACGGGTCGTTCAGGAAGTACAGCGCCTGCGTCGGCACGGTCGTCGTCTGCCGCTGCGGCGTGGTGGCGTTCGGGTCGGCACCGTCGAACAGGCCGAGGAACGGGTGCCGGCGGTTCCGCACGCCGACGAGGTAGACGCTGCGGCGGTCGGTGTCGAAGAACGTTCCGAACGGCGTGTGCTGGGTGTAGCCCCACGCCGACTCCGGCGGGAACGGGTGCGGCCCGGCCGGCGTGCGGTCGAGGTTGCCGCCCACGGCCAGAAGACTGTCGCGCAGCTCCTCGGCGGTCAGCCGACGGCGCTCGACGCCGGCGAACAACTCGTTGGGCGCGGCCGCGGCGCTCTGCTGGTACGCGGTCGAGAGCATGATCTTGCGGTGCAGTGCCTTCAGGCTCCAGCCGCCCGAAACGAACTCGGCCGCGAGCCAGTCGAGCAGCGCGGGGTGCGTCGGGGCGGCGCCGCGCGTCCCGAAGTCGTTCGGCGTGCGGACGATCCCCTGGCCGAAGTGGTGGAGCCAGACGCGGTTCGCCATCACGCGCGCCGTAAGCGGGTTGTCGGCGGACGCGACCCAACCCGCGAGGTCGAGCCGGCCGCTACCGGCGTTCGGGGTGATCGGCTGGCCGCCGAGCACTTCGAGCCAGCGGCGCGGCACGACCGGGCCGGGCTTCTCCGGGTCGCCGCGCAGGTGCACCTTCGCGTCGGCCGGCGTTCCTTCCACGACGGCGAAGGCCACGTCCTGCCGCGGGGCGGTGCGCATCAGTTCGGCGCGCCGCGGCTCGATCGCGCGACGCCGTTCGGCGAGCGCGGGTAGGGCGGCGAGGTCGGGGCCGGTGGCGAAGCGCTCCAGCACCCAACCCACCCCGTCCGGGCCGCCGGGGTGCGCGTCCTTCACGCGGCCGGTGATGCGAACTGTGCCGCTCACCGGACTGAGCCAGCCGACGCCGACGTTCCCGTTCGCCGCCGGGTGAACGAACAGTGACCGCGGGGGCAACTCGGTCCACGCCTTCGCCGCGGCTTTCGTGCTGTTCACCAGTACGCTCGGCGTGTCGCCGTTACGCCAGGCGAACAGTCCCGCCTTGCCGTTCACGTCGCGCACGGCTTCGGGCAGGAGCGTCGGCCGGGTGCGCAGGTCGAAGAACCACCACGTTTGCGCCCGGCCGTGCGGGTTGCCGGCGAGCAGGTCGTCGGCCAACTCGGCGGCCGCGCTCCACTTGCGGCCGCCGGTCGTGTCCTCGACGTCGAACTCGATCTGCGTCGTGTCCGCGCCGTGGTTCTTCAGCGGCGTCACGGACAGCAGAAGCAGGTCGCCGGCCTTCACCTCGACGGCCCGGGTGCCGAACGCGGCTTCGCCGCCGTCCGGACTTTCTCCCGCGCCGACCGCCAGCCGCGACTTGGCGAACGTCGCCTGCACGGCGTTCCCGCGTGCCTCCTGCTCGGCGACAATTGCACGCTGTTCGGCGTCGAGCGCGGCCAGCTTCTCGCGGTGCGGCTTGACGACGCGGTCCCACTCGGCGGGGGGCAGGAGCGGCACCATGTCGCGCGGCTGCTGCTTGGCCTCGCAGCCGGGGAACGAGAACTTCGAGCTGTCGAGGATGCCGTACAGGGCGTAGTAGTCGCGGACGCTGACCGGGTCGTACTTGTGGTCGTGGCAGCGGGCGCAGCCGATGGTGAGGCCGAGGAGTGCCTTGCCGAGGGTGTCGATGCCGTCCTCGTGGGTGAGGTGCATCGACTTGTCGCTGTCGTGGTCGAACCGGCGGGCCATCGCCAGGAAGCCGGTGGCGACGATACGGGGCGCGTACTCGGTCGCCGGGCCGCGGGCGGCGAGGATGTCGCCGGCCAGCTGCTCGCGGACGAACCGGTCGTACGGCACGTCGGCATTCACCGCGTCGACGACCCAATTGCGGTAGCGCCAGGCGTGGGGCAGGGGGTGGTCGCTGTTCTCGCCGGCGGTGTCGGCGTAGCGGACGAGATCGAGCCAGTGTCGGCCCCACCGCTCGCCGTAGTGCGGCGACCCGAGGAGTCGCTCGACGACCTTGGCGAAGGCGTCGGGGGCCGTGTCCTTCTCGAACGCCTCGACTTCCTCGGCCGTCGGCGGCAGGCCGGTGAGGTCGTAGGTGGCGCGGCGGAGCAGGGTGCGGCGGTCGGCGGGTGGGGCGAACGATTGCCCCTTCGCTCGAAGTTTCGCCAGCAGGAACGCGTCGATCGGGTTCCCGCTCCCCGGTACCGGCGGCCGCTTCACCGGCTGGAACGCCCACCATTTTTTCCCGGCTTCGATGGTCATCGCCCCGGACGCCGTCGCCCCGCCGACGCGCGGGTCGGGGGCGCCGTCCTTCACCCACTTCGTCAGCGCGGCGATCGCGGCGTCGGGCAGCTTCCCCTTCGGCGGCATCCGCTCGACGCCGTCGGCGCCGCGGACGGCCTTCAGCAGCAGGCTGGCGTCCGGGTTGCCGGGCACGACTGCGGGGCCGGCGTCGCCTCCGGTCTGCCAGCCGGCCTTGCTGTCGAGGCGGAGGCCGCCCTTCTGCTTCTCGGGGCCGTGGCAGCCGACGCAGTGCTCGGCCAGCAGCGGGCGGACGTGCTTCTCGAAGTGGTCGTCGGCCCGCACGGGCACGGCGGCGGCGAGGAGGAGCAGGACGAGGCCGGCACGCGACACGGCGGACCCTCTGGCTGGAGAAGTGTCATTGTCGCCGGGCGCGGGTCGGGAATCCAGCCGGTTGCGCGCTAGCACCTCGGATCGGGCGGTGGTACGCTGCCGACTCCTCGCACTCTCCCGGAGGCGGTCGTGAACCCGGTCCTCGGCGAATTCCTCGGCACGGCCGTGCTTGTCGTCCTCGGCGACGGCGTCGTCGCGGGGGTGCTACTAACCAAGTCGAAGGCGAAGGACGCCGGGTGGGTCGCGGTCACGGCCGGGTGGGCGGTCGCGGTGCTGGCCGGCGTTCTCACCGCGCGAGCGGTCGGGGCGGAGGGGTACGTCAATCCCGTGGGGCCGTTCGTCGCCGCGCTGACGGGCTCGTTGTCGGTCGCGTCGGCGGTGCAATTCGCTGCGGCGGAAGTGGCCGGGGCGTTCGTGGGGGCTGTGATCGTGTGGCTCCACTACCTGCCGCACTGGGCCGCAACGCCCGACCCCGGGGTGAAGCTGGCCGTGTTCGCCACCGGCCCCGCGGTCCGGCTGCCGGCCGCGAATCTGCTGAGCGAGGCGATCGCCACCTTTGTACTGGTGCTGGTCGGGTCGGCGATCGGGCGCGTGTTCGTCGGGCACGCCGACGCGGCGGCACCGCTTGGGGCGGCGCTGGTGTGGGGGATCGGCCTGAGCCTCGGCGGCACGACTGGGTACGCCATCAACCCGGCACGCGACCTGGGGCCGCGGCTGGCGCACGCGCTGCTACCGATCCCGGGGAAGGGGCCGTCCGACTGGGGGTACGCGTGGGTGCCGGTCGTGGGGCCGCTGCTGGGCGGCGGCATCGGGGCAATGGTGGCGAAGGCGGTGTTCGCGCCGTCGTGACTCCAGTTATCTTGCCAACTGTTCACGGAGCCACCCGGGGCGGTCGGTCGTGATGCCGTCCACGCCGAGGCCCACCATCCGCCGCGCGACGGCCACGTCGTTCACGGTCCAGACGTAGAGCTTGAGCCCCGCCGCCCGCACGACCTTCGCGTACTCCGCGTCCAGCGCCGGCGACGCGGACAGGTCGAGCCCGTCGGCGCGAATCTCCTTCGCCTTCGTCACCAGCTCCGCGGCCGTCGGCGGCGTCTTGTCCTTCGCGGCGTTCAGGCTGACGATCCAGTACGCCGGCAGGTCGGGCCGGGCCTTCTTCACCGCAGCGATCACGCCGGCGTTGAAGCTGATGACCGGCGTCCGCTCCGGCGGTAGCCCTGCGGCCTTCATCTCGGCCAGCAACTCGGGCACTACCTCGGGGCCGGGCTTCACCTCGATGAACACGCTCTTCCCGGCCGGGACCGTCGCCAGCACCTCGGCCAGCGTCGGGATGCGCTCGCCCGCGTACTTCTTGTCCTTCCACGCGCCCACGTCCAGCGCCCGTAGCTCGGCCAGCGTGCTCTCGGCGACCACCTTGTTGACGCCGCCGGCCGTCCGCTTCGTGTCCTTGTCGTGGATCACGACGATCTTGCCGTCCTTCGTGCGGTACACGTCGAACTCGGCCGCGTCGGCCTTCTGGTCCCACGCCAGTTTCACCGCGGCGACGGTGTTTTCGGGGGCGTCGTGCGACGCCCCGCGGTGGCCGACGATCTCGACGGGCCGGTCGGCGGGGAGGGTCATCGCGAGTCCGGTGAGGATCGTGTGAAGCATCGGCACCTCGGTCGGGTGCGGACAGCATAGCGGCGGCCGCGTAAAAAAGTCGCGGGAACCGCCTGCCGTCGAGGGGAGCGTCTGTGAACAGCGTGCCGTGGTGGGGCTACGTGATCGGGGCCGGACTGGCGTGGGGCACGTACGTGCCGCTGATCTTCTTCGGCGGCCAGATGCTCAGCCCGCTCAGCCCGGCCGGCACGCCGGTCGGCGTCGGCGGCCGGCTGGCGTCGATCCTGTGCGTCGGGGTCGCGTACTTCTTCCTCGCGGTTTTGATTCCGGTCGCCCTCATGGCCGTCCGCGACGACGCCAAGGCCGACTGGCGCGGCGTCGGCCTCACCTTTAGTGCCCTGGCCGGCGTGGCGGGGGCGGTGGGTGCCATCTGCGTGATCTTCGCCAGCAAAGCGGCGGTGGACGCGGCGAAGGCCGAACAGGTGAACCCGGCGACGTACCGCGTCTACATCGCCCCGTTGATCTTCTGCCTGGCCCCGCTCATCAACACGCTGCTGAGCCTGGTGTGGCACCCGGACCCGAAGACCGGCGACTGGTCCGTCTTCCACTTCGACGTGCCCGGGTGGAAGCTGTGGGCCGGCATCGTGCTGGTGTCGCTCGGCACCTTCCTGGTGCTGATGTCGAAGGAGGAGGCGGAGGCAGGTAAGGG carries:
- a CDS encoding protein kinase domain-containing protein: MPTPHDPGSDQPEPDPLPPSLVAYSDYEVLRRLGRGGMGVVYLARNLLMGRLEALKLQADPGPGTEFLREVQAAARLAHPNIVAVYSARVVLGTLVLAMEYIDGCDLGRLVARRGRLPVPSACELARQAAVGLQYAHDAGVIHRDIKPSNLILAQASGPAVLKILDFGIARADGVAEGAVSIGTPAFAAPEQFENPSASDARSDIYALGGTLFYMLTGGPPFSAGTVTELMQCHREGPPPRLESVRPGVPSGLARLVERMLAKNPADRPQTAGEVARAIVAFVEPDAPTWELAAPPPAGNSLVTLPPTTSDKDSTIPLIPTVPTVIPTVPVGSASAGRPKRVWLASAVGIVLAVGIYAGCASWPRPGTITTPTARSGDSSRPVVGPVQLFDGQSLAGWVVDGGDPGEWKVEDGVITATGIPKGPRTWLLTEKEYGDFRVRFDYRLEAGANSGFAFRAVPGERPVLTPGGRPWPVPHHQQIEISDDRAKRWANLPTGQVNGGGSIGGPALKPTHKPPVEGEWNRMEVELRGQAIRVRVNGEDLLVDNLEYLVRAGSLFPALFRTRGRIGFQQYEHKADFRNVTIEEFLPPNP
- a CDS encoding SpoIIE family protein phosphatase, with translation MPTLVLLNGPRAGHRFPILGERFSLGRLAGCDVVIDDTIHGPRTRGAAPVSRQHALITAVGADWFIEDGDGNGRKSRNGTNLNGRKLPFPGRHPLADRDQIWVCDLRFEFRIDPDSSLNIEAAVSMADSAQSKTVLPADRLRAILDFGAGLHGVLDPDALLARFLDHLFVLFPRAERGFVVLRDGPAGAPAVRAMRTAPGAPHEPAFSTTVIRKCLAAGEALLGSDLVGEFPESGSIGALGVRSLVCAPLWDPGGDPVGVVQLDSRAAPGRFTADDLHLLLGVAGQVSVGLSNCRLHRDLLMAQRRARDLDVARDVQRALLPRALPVVPGYEFYAHYEPAQQVGGDYYDFIPLPGGRLAVLLGDVSGKGVSAALVMAKFGVEARVCLETAPDLAAAVTRLNALMTRAAVADKFVTLVVLVVDPATGAVVVANAGHPSPLIRRQPAGAIEDAVSEDVAGMPVGFDEGHVYGSGEFRLEPGDAVFLFSDGVTDAADPSDNLFGADGVRAVLAAAAGGAAAVGATLVAAVRNHAADADQRDDIALVAIGRLP
- a CDS encoding arylsulfatase; this encodes MLKPLTAAVVLLLGLAPAAVAAPKPNVLLILADDLGYSDLGCYGGEIATPRLDALAQNGVRFTQFYNTARCWPSRAVLLTGFYAQQVHRDRLPTVAGGANGVRQAWARLLPDFLKAAGYRSYHTGKWHVDGKVLAGGFDRSQSMANPGNFFSSRGTAVDDVAQKAPADEKGYYNTIATADHAVACLKDHAANHAGKPFFQYVAFHAPHFPLHALPDDIARYRDRYLDGWDALRNARFAKQKQLGIGTGTLAAVERDLGPPYRYPEAYAKLGPGEAPLPLPWGDLTPEQRRFQATKMAIHAAMVDRMDREIGRILDQLRAMRAYDNTLVVFASDNGASAEIMVRDGGHDPAAAPGSAASYLCLGPGFSGACNTPFRRHKTWVHEGGISTPFIAHWPAGIAARGALRHTPAHFIDFVPTVLELAGVQKPREWAGVRIPAAPGVSLVPAFAADVTIRRDFLWWLHEGNRAVRVGDFKLVAASGKAWELYDMRTDRAEQHDLAGAMPEKARELAEVWQRQTTAFTELAR
- a CDS encoding DUF1501 domain-containing protein, translated to MHPSRRAFARSAVAGTMLFPGLLSELLAADDPLAPRTPHHPAKAKAVIFLFMSGGVSHVDSFDPKPKLTADHGKQVTFDHPETRNRPGYEKLFLKRPDWAFKPRGKSGMEVSDLFPHLAEQADDIGLVRSMHTSHSNHYNATLGMHTGSFAAARPSIGAWTSYGLGTVNRNLPSFLVLAPQMPYAGTQVWAADFLPGMHQGTRVVPGAEPVANLRPRVPTDRQRLELDALAAFNDAHAGRADPQLAARVRSFETAFGMQAGMPDALDLSKETNETLALYGLERGRADGFGWQCLVARRLVERGVRFVELIHTGSSANWDSHGNMADHGRLAREVDRPMAGLIRDLKRVGLFDDVLVVWTTEFGRTPFNNTAGNPGREHHNWAFSSWLAGAGVKRGYVHGATDEHGIRAAEKPVHVHDFHATILHLMGLNHERLTYRHAGRDFRLTDVSGTVVRDVLS
- a CDS encoding PSD1 and planctomycete cytochrome C domain-containing protein, with the protein product MSRAGLVLLLLAAAVPVRADDHFEKHVRPLLAEHCVGCHGPEKQKGGLRLDSKAGWQTGGDAGPAVVPGNPDASLLLKAVRGADGVERMPPKGKLPDAAIAALTKWVKDGAPDPRVGGATASGAMTIEAGKKWWAFQPVKRPPVPGSGNPIDAFLLAKLRAKGQSFAPPADRRTLLRRATYDLTGLPPTAEEVEAFEKDTAPDAFAKVVERLLGSPHYGERWGRHWLDLVRYADTAGENSDHPLPHAWRYRNWVVDAVNADVPYDRFVREQLAGDILAARGPATEYAPRIVATGFLAMARRFDHDSDKSMHLTHEDGIDTLGKALLGLTIGCARCHDHKYDPVSVRDYYALYGILDSSKFSFPGCEAKQQPRDMVPLLPPAEWDRVVKPHREKLAALDAEQRAIVAEQEARGNAVQATFAKSRLAVGAGESPDGGEAAFGTRAVEVKAGDLLLLSVTPLKNHGADTTQIEFDVEDTTGGRKWSAAAELADDLLAGNPHGRAQTWWFFDLRTRPTLLPEAVRDVNGKAGLFAWRNGDTPSVLVNSTKAAAKAWTELPPRSLFVHPAANGNVGVGWLSPVSGTVRITGRVKDAHPGGPDGVGWVLERFATGPDLAALPALAERRRAIEPRRAELMRTAPRQDVAFAVVEGTPADAKVHLRGDPEKPGPVVPRRWLEVLGGQPITPNAGSGRLDLAGWVASADNPLTARVMANRVWLHHFGQGIVRTPNDFGTRGAAPTHPALLDWLAAEFVSGGWSLKALHRKIMLSTAYQQSAAAAPNELFAGVERRRLTAEELRDSLLAVGGNLDRTPAGPHPFPPESAWGYTQHTPFGTFFDTDRRSVYLVGVRNRRHPFLGLFDGADPNATTPQRQTTTVPTQALYFLNDPFFHAQADRVAARVTSGDEAGRVDRLFRVVLQRPPSVADRTFAAGFVERYRRSADDRAAWAALARVLLASNEFLYVD
- a CDS encoding MIP/aquaporin family protein encodes the protein MNPVLGEFLGTAVLVVLGDGVVAGVLLTKSKAKDAGWVAVTAGWAVAVLAGVLTARAVGAEGYVNPVGPFVAALTGSLSVASAVQFAAAEVAGAFVGAVIVWLHYLPHWAATPDPGVKLAVFATGPAVRLPAANLLSEAIATFVLVLVGSAIGRVFVGHADAAAPLGAALVWGIGLSLGGTTGYAINPARDLGPRLAHALLPIPGKGPSDWGYAWVPVVGPLLGGGIGAMVAKAVFAPS
- a CDS encoding glycerophosphodiester phosphodiesterase, which encodes MLHTILTGLAMTLPADRPVEIVGHRGASHDAPENTVAAVKLAWDQKADAAEFDVYRTKDGKIVVIHDKDTKRTAGGVNKVVAESTLAELRALDVGAWKDKKYAGERIPTLAEVLATVPAGKSVFIEVKPGPEVVPELLAEMKAAGLPPERTPVISFNAGVIAAVKKARPDLPAYWIVSLNAAKDKTPPTAAELVTKAKEIRADGLDLSASPALDAEYAKVVRAAGLKLYVWTVNDVAVARRMVGLGVDGITTDRPGWLREQLAR